The Flavobacterium johnsoniae UW101 genomic interval AGCAAACAATGTTGTGTTTACAATCAATAGAGTCGGTTCTATGATTTCAGTTCACTTTGATGCAGGTCCGGTGACAGATTTTAAAACTGCTGCAAAAGGAGATAACGAAACGTTTAAGAAATTCTTCCACGGATTGCTGCAGGAAGGTGTATACATTGCGCCATCTGCATATGAAACATGGTTTATTACAGATGCTTTAACGTATGAAGATTTAGATTTTACAATTAATGCGATCGACAAGGTTTCGAAAACATTTTAATAACAAAAAAAGAGGCTTTTAAAGCCTCTTTTTTTATGGATTATTTTTTGTCTTTTCTGTGTTCTTTCATTTTGTCTTTATGCTCTTTTTGAATTGTGGTCCATTTTTTATATTGATCTGTATTCAAAATAGATTTCATTTTAGCATCATACGCTTTGTGATCTTCTTCCATTTGTTTTTTCATGGCTTTCTTGTCAGCATCTGTTGGCTGAATACCAGAATCTCTTCTGCTTTTTTTAAGCATCGCCATTTTTGTACTTCTGTCAGATAAAAGTTCGCTGATTTGTTTTTGCTGATCTGCATTTAAATTTAAATCAGTTGTCAGTTTTTGTAAATGAGCCTGATCGCGTTCCTGTGGTGATTTAAAATGACCTTTGTGATCTCCTTTATGATCTCTATAGTCTTTTTTCAAAGCCGTCCATTTTGTGTATTGATCAGCATTTAAAATGGCTTTCATTTTAGCATCAGCAGCGTCTTTATCAGCTTTCATTTGTTTTTTAAAAGCTTCTTTTTCTTCAGCAGTAGGTTTTGTTTTGTTGTTTTTTCTATCTTCTCTAAACTTTTCTGCTTTTGCACTTCTTTCAGCTAAAAGCTGTTTTACCTGTTCCTGTTGATTTTTATCTAAGTTCAAATCAGAAGTTAATTTTTGCAAATGCTTCTCACTGCGTTGTTCCGGGGTTAATTTTTCGCGTTGATCTTTCGCCGGTTTCTGATTGATGTCTTGTGCAAAACTTACTATTCCAACGAATAATAAAGCAGCAATAAATAATTTTTTCATTTTTCGTCTTTTTTTAAAGGTTTATAGCAATTAGACTTCTACAGGTTTATTAAGTTTAATGGCATTTTCAGGTTTATCTTTTATTTAACAGAAAGTATTAAGAAAAATATAATGTCATTTAAAAAAACAAAAAAGAGGCTTGCGGCCTCTTTTTGTAAAAACTAATTAGTTGTTTTCTTTTCTATATTCTCTCATTTTTTCTCTGGCTTTATCTTTATTTTTTTCTTGTAAAGTATGCCATTTTGTGTATTGATCTGCTGTTAAGATTGTTTTCATTTTAGCATCGTTAGCATCTTTTTCTGCTTTTAGTTCATTTTTAAGAGCTTCTCTTTCGGCTGCAGTTGGTTTGGTGCCGCTGTCTCTTTTATCTTTTCTTTCTGCTCTTAGTTTTTCTGCTTTCGCACTTCTTTCTGCTAATAATTGTTTTACCTGAGCCTGCTGATTAGCATCTAAACTCAATTCAGAAGTCAGTTTTTGTAATTGCTTTTCATTACGTTGTTCCGGAGTCATTCTTTCTCTCTGTTCACGTTCCGGTTTTTGATCTGTGTCTTGTGCAAAGCCTGCTATTCCAACAAATAACATTGCTGCGATAAATAATTTTTTCATGATTTGTCTTTTTTAAGGTTATAGCGTTTAGACTATAATAAACTGAATTGGTTTAATTTATATTGTTCAAATTGTTTATTTAACTTTTGAAAGAAGTAGTTTATGAAAGTTAACATTGAAAATATTTTCTTATTTTTAAGGTATCAACAAATTAAAATCCAGAAAACATTATGAGCAAAATCGCCTTTTTCTCAACGCAGCCTTACGACAAAGCTTTCTTTAACAAATACAATGCTGACTTTGGTTTTGAATTAGATTTTTTCGAAACACAATTGAATCCGCAGACTGTAATTTTAATTGAAAATGCTGAAATTGTCTGTGTTTTCGTAAATGATATTGTAAACGAAACAGTAATAAAACAATTGGCAGAAAAAAATGTAAAAATTATTGCATTGCGATGTGCGGGTTTTAATAATGTTGATCTGGATGCTGCAAAAAAGTACTGCCTTAAAGTCTGCCGTGTTCCTGCATATTCTCCACAAGCCGTTGCAGAACATGCAATGGCCATGATTTTGACTTTAAACAGAAAAACACATAAAGCTTATAACAGAGTTCGCGAACAGAATTTTTCTCTAAACGGATTATTGGGGTTTGATTTGTTTGGAAAGACAATTGGAATTATTGGAACAGGAAATATAGGAAAAGCATTTTCTAAAATTGCTCTTGGTTTTGGCTGTAAAGTTTTGGCTTATGATATTGTTGAAAATGAAGAAATGAAAAAGGAAGGCGTATCTTTTGTTGGTTTAGAGGAGATTTTTAAATCAAGTGATATTATTTCGCTTCACTGCCCATTAAACGATCAGACGAAGCATGTGATTAATAAGACTTCGATTTCTTTTATGAAAGATAATGTAATGATTATCAATACAAGCCGCGGCGGATTAATAGAAACTTCGAGTGTAATTGAAGGTTTAAAAGAAGGTAAAATAGGTTATTTAGGGATTGATGTTTACGAACAGGAAGAAAAACTGTTCTTTAGAGATTTATCAGCAGATATTATTCAGGATGATGCAATTCAGCGTTTAATGAGTTTTCCAAATGTTTTGGTAACGGCGCATCAGGCATTTTTTACTAATGAAGCTTTAACCCAGATCGCTTTGGTGACTTTTAATAATATAAAATCATTGCTGGAGAAAAACGATATTGAAAATAAAACAGCTCTGCTGGTTTAAATTATGTAGGCGTAAACTCGGTTTCAAAAAACTGCTAAGTTTGGAAGGAATTTATAATTTAAAAAATCAGATTATGAGAAATAAAATCCTAATTCTAGTTACAATTCTGGCATTATATTCATGTCAGAATAAAAATGATTCAAAAAATATTGTCAAAACAATTGTTCAGGATACTTTATCTAAAACAATAGGGGGAACAGCAAATTTAAGCGATGCTCCGCCAAGAGATGATAAAGCAGTAGAGCTGATACGAAAACAATTGAATGTTTTATTAAAAAAAGATATTCCTGCAATGACAAAAGAAGATCGTTATTTTTATTACGAAGAATTTGATTTGAATAACGATAAGAAAAACGAGTATTTTGTTGGGTTTTCTAATTCTTATTTCTGCGGAAGCGGAGGCTGTTCCGGATATATTTTAAATAACGATGGAAGTGTAATTAATCATTTTACCGTGACCGATTTTCCAATTTATGTTACGACTTCTTCTACTGAAAAGTTTTATGATCTTTTGATGAAAAGCGGCGGTTTATTTCATCATATAAAAATGAAAAACGGAAAATATCCTTCGATTCCATCTATAGAAGAAAAATGGAAAGGAGATGTTCCTAAAGAAACTACCAAGGTTTTGGATATCAATGATAAAAAGTATGAAAAATATTCGTTCTAAAAAGAAAACCCGACAGGTTTTTAAAACCTGTCGGGTTTGAATATTATAAGATCCAATTTGGAATTTAACCAACTAGTTCCACAAATTTAAACTCTCCGTCAACAACAACTTTAGTTAAACCGTGTTTAGATAAGTTTTTCATAGACGCATCCCATTTTTTACCGCTTAAGTTAGCTGTAATTTTTAGCTGCGTTAAATCCATTCTATTTTCATTTTTCGTAAGCAGGTCAATGATAAATTTTTCTTCATCAGAAAGTTCAATCTGAGCTTGTTTTTTCTCAGGACGCATTTGAGGGAACAATAAAACTTCCTGAATAGAAGCATTGTTTGTTAAATACATAATTAAACGATCCATTCCAATTCCCATTCCAGATGTTGGAGGCATACCGTACTCAAGTGCTCTTAAGAAATCTTCGTCGATAATTCCGTTTGCTTCGTCATCACCTTTTTCAGAAAGACGCATTTGGTCTTCAAAACGCTCTCTTTGATCGATTGGGTCATTTAATTCAGAATATGCATTTGCAATTTCTTTACCGCAAACCATTAATTCAAAACGCTCAGTCAAATCTGGATTATCTCTGTGTTCTTTACAAAGCGGAGACATTTCTTTTGGATAATCTGTAATGAAAGTTGGCTGAATATAATTTCCTTCACATTTAGCTCCAAAAATCTCATCAATTAATTTTCCTTTACCCATTGTTTCGTCAACCTCGATTCCCATTCCTCTAGCCGCTTCAAACAATTCTTGTTCTGTTTTTCCAGAAATGTCGAAACCAGTAAAATGCTTGATAGAGTCTGTCATTGTAACACGTGCATAAGGCGCTTTAAAGTTGATTTTGTGCTCGCCAAAAGTAACTTCGCTAGTTCCGTTAACAGCAATTGCACAATGCTCTAGTAAACCTTCAGCAAATTCCATCATCCAGTTGTAGTCTTTATAAGCTACATATATTTCCATTGCAGTAAACTCAGGATTATGCGTTCTGTCCATACCTTCGTTACGGAAGTTTCTAGAGAACTCATAAACACCTTCGAATCCACCAACAATTAATCTTTTTAAATACAACTCATTCGCAATACGCATGTAAAGCGGAATATCAAGTGAGTTATGGTGCGTAATAAATGGTCTTGCCGAAGCTCCACCAGGAATTGACTGTAAAACCGGAGTATCAACTTCAAGATATCCAGCATCGTTAAAATAACCACGCATTGCAGTAAATAACTTTGTACGTTTAATAAACGTTTCTTTTACCTGCGGATTTACAGTTAAATCTACATAACGCATTCTATAACGCAATTCAGCATCGTTGAAAGCATCGTGTACATTTCCGTCTTCGTCAACTTTTGGTAAAGGTAACGGACGTAATGTTTTGCTTAAGAAAGTAAAGCCGGTTACACGAATACATTTTGCTCCAACTTGTGTAGTAAACAATTCACCTTCAATACCAATAAAATCTCCTAAATCGGTTAATTTTTTGAATACTTGGTTGTATAAAGTTTTATCATCGCCTTCGCATAAAACATCACGGTTTACGTACAATTGAATACGTCCTTCGCTGTCTTGTAATTCAGCAAAACAAGCTTTACCCTGATCACGAACACTCATCAAACGTCCCGCAACGATAACCTTCTTACCTTCCTCAAAAGTTTCCTTTATCTGCTTCGAAGTATGATTTACAGGAAAAAGATTAGCTGGATAAGGATTGATTCCCAGATTGCGTAAGTTTTGAAGTTTTTCTCTTCTGATGATTTCTTGTTCTGATAATGCCATTTTGTGCTCTATTTTTTAAGTGTGCAAAGATAAAGAAAAGAATGCAGA includes:
- the lysS gene encoding lysine--tRNA ligase; this encodes MALSEQEIIRREKLQNLRNLGINPYPANLFPVNHTSKQIKETFEEGKKVIVAGRLMSVRDQGKACFAELQDSEGRIQLYVNRDVLCEGDDKTLYNQVFKKLTDLGDFIGIEGELFTTQVGAKCIRVTGFTFLSKTLRPLPLPKVDEDGNVHDAFNDAELRYRMRYVDLTVNPQVKETFIKRTKLFTAMRGYFNDAGYLEVDTPVLQSIPGGASARPFITHHNSLDIPLYMRIANELYLKRLIVGGFEGVYEFSRNFRNEGMDRTHNPEFTAMEIYVAYKDYNWMMEFAEGLLEHCAIAVNGTSEVTFGEHKINFKAPYARVTMTDSIKHFTGFDISGKTEQELFEAARGMGIEVDETMGKGKLIDEIFGAKCEGNYIQPTFITDYPKEMSPLCKEHRDNPDLTERFELMVCGKEIANAYSELNDPIDQRERFEDQMRLSEKGDDEANGIIDEDFLRALEYGMPPTSGMGIGMDRLIMYLTNNASIQEVLLFPQMRPEKKQAQIELSDEEKFIIDLLTKNENRMDLTQLKITANLSGKKWDASMKNLSKHGLTKVVVDGEFKFVELVG
- a CDS encoding 2-hydroxyacid dehydrogenase, producing the protein MSKIAFFSTQPYDKAFFNKYNADFGFELDFFETQLNPQTVILIENAEIVCVFVNDIVNETVIKQLAEKNVKIIALRCAGFNNVDLDAAKKYCLKVCRVPAYSPQAVAEHAMAMILTLNRKTHKAYNRVREQNFSLNGLLGFDLFGKTIGIIGTGNIGKAFSKIALGFGCKVLAYDIVENEEMKKEGVSFVGLEEIFKSSDIISLHCPLNDQTKHVINKTSISFMKDNVMIINTSRGGLIETSSVIEGLKEGKIGYLGIDVYEQEEKLFFRDLSADIIQDDAIQRLMSFPNVLVTAHQAFFTNEALTQIALVTFNNIKSLLEKNDIENKTALLV